The genomic DNA ACAACATTAATAAGTGAGTTAATCCGACTTCCCTTATGCATAACATCATAATGAATTGCAAATAATAGGACTGCAGAAAGGGCACTTACATCTGTAAAGGTGGCATGCAGATTAAAAGGTGCAATTTCCAGCTCAAGACTCCCATCCTCAAGCTTGGAGATATCTAAAACATCATTTGAAAGAGTTTCTAGAAGATCGCTACTTTTTAGTATAGTCTCAATCATCAGGCGCTGTTCTGCAGTAAGTTTTGTTTCTAAGAGGAGGGATGACAAAGAAATTATTGCCCGCATAGGAGTCCGCATTTCATGATTCATGACTGCAAGAAAATCATTCCGAGCACAAATAGCCATCTCCGCCTCTCGACGTGCTGCATCCAGAGCAATATTCTGCTCCATGAGCAGATCACGGGCTCGCATGGACTCTTCCAAAATGGCAGCATGGGACAATGCAACTGCCACCTAAATGAGCAAATGATCTTATTCAGTTATGATATTTATAATGACAGAAGACATGGCAAACAGTGCAAAATACTTCATACAAAAGCTCATCTATATGCTAAGTGATAACACATAGGCTCTGCATCAGCAAGAATCGCTTAAAATAAgtgaagtgaaaaaaaaaactgagaaCTCATCGCTGCAAACAACACAAAAAAACAAACAGGATGACAAATTCATTTCTGGAAGATTTAGCAAGGCAACTACTAAACCTTATAGGAGACAATATTGCATCATCAAAAGGAGTTAATCAACTCTAGAATAACACAGTTTCTGTTACAGCACTTGGCTGAATATTCCAGAAATATTTCTTTAATAGCAATGGAAAATGTCATTTAAAGCAAGTTAGCAACTGAAGTCCTTCTAAACAATGACCACAAACTGAAAGTGCTGAAAGGCTATAAAAGAGCATCACTTTCTTAAAAGGCATCTTATTAAGAAATAAAATAACTCTCAAGAAAAATTATTTTCGCTCAAAACTAAAACGATTCAAGACTTGTAGTGGTAGTAGATACtggtaaaaaaaatgcaagggTTTACTGGACAACCATACCAGATACAAATGATGTATACATGAGTGCACAACAAATATAGAATTGATAATTACCTGGTCAGCAACGACTTCAACGAGCTCCAGTTCATGTGGACGCCATTTTCGTGCACTGTCTGGAGGAAGCATCAAAACCATCACTGCAAAGGCTTTTGCAGATAGCTCAGGCCAATCATTTATTTGGAAATTCGTAAGCTGCAGCAGTGGGACACGGACACCAACGACCTCTGGTGGCACATACCTGCTTGTCTTAGTCTTTATCGAAGCCAATGGGGAATTATGTGAAATCCTCTCAGCACGATTACTATTAAAAATTGCAGTGACGATTGGAAGATTGATAGGAACAACTGATCCAAGAGGAGCATTGTTATGGAGTGTATGTGAGAGCTGAAGGGTTGTTCCAGAGCGGGATGGCATCCACAAGGCACATTCTGCTAAACCAAGAGTTCTTCCCATCTCAACAAGTGTAGTTCTTAGAATAGTGTGCCTGTCAAGTGTGCTTCTTATCTCATGTGTGAGCATGTGCACATGTCTTCCCGTCTCCTCTTGAGTTCTTATTATCCCCATCTCCCTATCAAGCTCCTCAGCCTTAGCCTTTAGGAACCTCTCCCTCAATTTCACACTCAATAAATCAGGAATTATATGAACAAGCATCAAAGCTGTTATGCATGACACAATTGCTGTCGCCACTTTTGCCACCGTCAATACCACAGCTATGGTCTTGGTATATGCCGTGAAAGTCCACATGCTTATCAAGTGGGTTGCTCCACAGAGAACAATGAAAGCACCAAACTGTATGATTACCCATCGGTACGGGAAGAAAGCTGACTTCTGAACAAAGTATATGAGCTCCAAAGGGATTGAGAAGTATGCAAGTGCGATAAAGAAGTCAGATATGTACTGATATTTCATTAGGAGATCATCAGCCTGCCAAAGTGGCTCAATGCAATCGCAACCATCCATCTGCAATGAGCTAAAACAGCAATCAAGAAGCTTCAGTTCTTGAAACAAGTAACCATCAAAAGCCCACCTGTGAGAACATAGCACCATATACTCAGATTTACTTGAATATAATGCCCATGAAACCATGAAAAATTAGGAGTACAACTATCAGGATGCAGCACGAATAAGTTCCAATACGGTGCTTGGGTGCGAAACATACAAAGTTAAGTTAGACTACTAGAGCCAAGCTAGGAAAATActacaattaaaaaaaaatgcaaaaagaGTAAGACCAGTCATCTATGAGAAAGAATCTGATACACTGATTTTTCCTACAAAACACGAAATGCATATGATTTCATGAATCGAAGCATGAGCGCAGTTATCTAATTTGCCATCACCCATCGGCAACAACTAAAACCAGAGTACGAAGGCCAGAATCCAACCAATACAGCAATGGCTAAACTCTACCTCACACAACCATTTCATAAAGAATCACTGCAACTTATCCTAGCATGGACTGATGGATACATGAACTGTTTACCAAAAAGCTTACCCTGCAATCCCGGAGGAAGACCAGACGGGACTACGCGTAGGAACAGCCCGAGCAGAGCTCGAGCATCGCAGGCAGGAATCCGCTCCAAGAACAGCGCGGAATGCAAGAAAGGCGGCAGCTTCAATCCACCAATCGCAAGAAAACCTCCTCCACAAGCGGACCAAAACCAGCGTCGGAATCAAGAGCCGCCGCGGCACCAAGACACCACCGAAAAAAAAAACGCGGGCTTTTGCCGCAAATTCGAGGGAGGATTCCGGATGTTGACTTGAGCAGCAGTTGCGATTGGGAGGGAGGATGGGAACTCGGGGTTCGATCGGCGCGTGGAGcaacggaggaggaagaagatgcgaAAGCGTCGCGGCTCCAAGtgagcaaaggaaaaaaaaaaaagggcgtCTTTTTGGTGATGGTTGGATGTGAAAGCCCAGACGAGAAACTCCGCCGCTAATTGGAAGCAAGCGAGTGCTAATTGCGCTCCACCCTTTTGTCTGCGACGACGATTAAAATACTAGCTGAGGTAGCAGCACTGGAATTCCCATGTTGTGCTTGCATTTCAAGCCGCGGCTGTATCCACTATCCAGGGAACAACGACTCAATGAGCAGCCATAATATTTTCTGCTAGATTTATGTGTAGTATGTGTTACGCTATTATTGGCAATTATTGTCAGTTTTAAAATGTTCACATGCTAGCACTGCCATAGTCCCCCATTAGCTACTTCCAATGTCCTTCTAGGTACATAATTTTagctatacatctagatatatgaagatatattataaatattatgaatttaaaaaaaaataaaacgacCTAtgatttgaaatggagggagtaaggtATTTTGCTTGATATATTTATACTAGGAAAAAAGATACATTTGTAGAATTTTTTGTGTAACTTGAGCAACTCCAACAATTCCACACTCTTTTCTCTTATTGCTTAGTATCtaatgcccccccccccccccccattccCCCTTTTTTTTATCCTGCTCCTACTTGCATGCAGTATATTCCGAGGAAGAACTAGTCACACTTTTATTAGCCATATCATGAAGACACTTAAAACTTTGGGCAACTCCAACCTTACTGGTGAAGAAATCAGCTACCTCATAGGAAATAAAGTAATCATGGAATAACTTGTTTTCTAATGGGTGGATTATGGCGATCCTCGGTGATAGCGACTGGAGGGACTGGATGCAGTGCACCTGCTTGTATGGAGATGAGGAGAGATCTGAAGGAGACTTTTTGGACTTGACCCAGGCAGGGCCGGCAGCCAAGCCCTTTTTTGACCCTTTTGGCCATGTGTGTCAGGGTGTGACATCGACGCCGACGCGGCTGGCCTGGACCCCATCTTTCCTTCTCACTGTCGTTGTTCCCGATAATTAATTAATGTGCTCGGCGTCACAGAATGCAAGGGCTGTGGACTGGAGCGCACCGTTCTTCGCATGGATTCCGTAGAGATTTTTGAGAAGCTTTATATTGGGGGTCAAAACAATTTCACCAGTGAAACTAAAATCGATGAAATACAAAATAGTGGTTTCACTCGACTCAGCTTctaattcattttaatttcGATTTACAGAACGGCTTCACGCAATAGTACCTCGTTTTACACAAAATAGGTGAAATCGAAGCTAAAATAAGTCCTTAATAAGATTTTCTTTCCGTCCTTGGTGGAAAATATATGAGCACAATTTGGTACGGACGTTGTAGTAAACTTCTTTTGTAGATACTAGCAATATACCCGTGCGTAGCAACGGTAAACATGGCACAAACTTAGTTGATAATTTGATTTATAATAACCCATATCAATTATTCTAAAGATTTTTAGACTTCAAATTTGTGCATAAGTTAGGCTCATTTACGTGACGGCACCACGCTTTGAATGGAGTCGAAAAGATGCACAG from Setaria italica strain Yugu1 chromosome VII, Setaria_italica_v2.0, whole genome shotgun sequence includes the following:
- the LOC101785999 gene encoding probable ethylene response sensor 2 isoform X1, whose protein sequence is MDGCDCIEPLWQADDLLMKYQYISDFFIALAYFSIPLELIYFVQKSAFFPYRWVIIQFGAFIVLCGATHLISMWTFTAYTKTIAVVLTVAKVATAIVSCITALMLVHIIPDLLSVKLRERFLKAKAEELDREMGIIRTQEETGRHVHMLTHEIRSTLDRHTILRTTLVEMGRTLGLAECALWMPSRSGTTLQLSHTLHNNAPLGSVVPINLPIVTAIFNSNRAERISHNSPLASIKTKTSRYVPPEVVGVRVPLLQLTNFQINDWPELSAKAFAVMVLMLPPDSARKWRPHELELVEVVADQVAVALSHAAILEESMRARDLLMEQNIALDAARREAEMAICARNDFLAVMNHEMRTPMRAIISLSSLLLETKLTAEQRLMIETILKSSDLLETLSNDVLDISKLEDGSLELEIAPFNLHATFTDVVDLIKPVAAFKKQSVMVHLAPELPTWAIGDQKRLMQIILNVAGNSVKFTKEGHISITASVARPDSLRDPYAPDFHPVLSDGSFYLAVQVKDTGCGISPQDMPHTFTKFAHPQNATNKLRSGNGLGLALSRRFVTLMQGNIWLESEGAGKGCTATFFVKLGLSDNKPNANLRRIAPPVLLKQGAAGPDTSSIANSDMPILPLCYQSVV